In one window of Holosporales bacterium DNA:
- a CDS encoding phosphatidylserine decarboxylase, giving the protein MQGIVSVDREGLLFAGAFAFAALIGSLLSAHLGWIGALLTVGCLGFFRDPVRVVPDIPNAIISPADGTIVSVTTCNSPSELGLDYDKCQKISIFMSIFNVHINRSPIKGVIQRIVYVPGKFINASLDKASELNERQAVILKTDKGPSIAFVQIAGLIGRRIRCDVREGEALKAGQKVGMIRFGSRVDVYLPIKAEITVLEGQTTVAGETVLGTI; this is encoded by the coding sequence ATGCAGGGTATAGTATCTGTGGATAGAGAAGGGCTGCTGTTTGCTGGGGCGTTTGCTTTTGCGGCATTGATTGGCTCTTTGCTGAGTGCGCATTTAGGGTGGATTGGCGCGCTGTTAACAGTTGGGTGCTTAGGTTTTTTCCGCGATCCGGTCCGGGTTGTACCAGATATTCCAAACGCCATCATAAGCCCAGCTGACGGCACCATTGTGTCTGTTACGACATGTAACAGCCCAAGTGAGTTGGGGTTAGATTATGATAAATGCCAAAAAATCAGCATATTTATGAGCATATTTAATGTACACATTAACCGGTCGCCCATTAAAGGAGTAATCCAAAGAATAGTATATGTGCCCGGTAAGTTTATTAATGCTTCCCTCGACAAAGCCAGCGAACTTAATGAGCGTCAGGCGGTTATCTTAAAAACCGACAAGGGGCCAAGCATTGCTTTTGTCCAAATTGCCGGATTGATTGGCAGACGCATACGATGCGACGTAAGGGAAGGTGAAGCGCTTAAAGCCGGACAAAAGGTCGGCATGATACGCTTTGGCAGCCGAGTTGACGTTTATTTGCCAATAAAAGCTGAAATTACTGTGCTGGAAGGGCAGACTACTGTCGCGGGCGAGACCGTTCTTGGAACAATTTAA
- the hfq gene encoding RNA chaperone Hfq, protein MSEPSFKNVQDVFLNAARKDKVIVNVFLASGIRLQGKVVSFDNFSLMLRRDTHNVLVYKHAIATIIPQGVLNMRDESQPQPGKAAATSEIADSGDGDD, encoded by the coding sequence ATGTCAGAGCCTAGTTTCAAAAATGTACAGGATGTATTCCTGAACGCAGCGCGTAAAGACAAAGTAATTGTTAATGTATTTCTGGCTAGCGGCATAAGGCTTCAAGGGAAAGTGGTATCCTTTGATAACTTTTCGCTTATGCTTCGGCGAGACACTCACAATGTTTTGGTATATAAGCACGCCATCGCAACGATAATACCGCAAGGGGTCTTGAATATGCGTGATGAATCGCAGCCTCAACCAGGCAAGGCGGCTGCGACTAGCGAAATCGCAGACTCAGGCGACGGCGACGATTAA